ggcaggtggattacttgagctcaggagtttgacaccagcctggtctgtactcaaaataccaaaaattagctaggagtggtgtgcaactgtggtcccagctacttgggaggctgaggagggaggatgttttgagcccaggtggcagaggttgcagtgagccaagatggcaccgctgcactccagccagggcatcaaagtgagaccttgttaaaaaaaataaaagaaaaaaagtgaagagcAGATTGCTGATGACAGAAGAAAAAAGGCATTTTAGTAATATCAATTGTCATGAAACTTTGCCAAAATGTCATAAGATTGATTCTTACATGCAAATTTTTAATAACACCCAAATATTTCCATTGGATATAAGTGTAAATTGGTATGCTTGTGCttgtattacttcttttttttttattttttaagttacaaGCATTTAATGGTTTAATCAAGCATGTAGTTTTTACCAGTATACAAAATGAGACTTAGTATAAAACGGTCTTCAACTGTCAAGTCAGTTGTTCCTGGAGTATTTTACGGGGAAAAGCAAACTTCACCAAACATAGAGTATCAACATTCAAGTGCTCTTTTCCATGAGTTTCTGATTTTCAACTTAGGAGAGAAGAACAGCATTTAATAACTGCATCCCTTGCATATGGGATGTACGACAGGCTATACCAGGTCATTGACAAGAACTGCAATATGCAGAATAACACAGCCAGTCCCTTCTTATGCCACCAAAGAGCAGCACACAGGGTAAATATGAAACACAAGAGCATAATAATTGTTGCAAGCAATCTTGTTGTTTCAAACattttcttcagttgcttcaCTGGTCCCATTAAAAAGCATGTACTGGCTAACGCAGCAAGATTGCCGAAGGTATAAAACACTGCAGAAAGCTTTATGCCGCCCGGAAGCCACAGTAATCCAGTtccaagaatagaaaagaaaatgctacatACGAAGCAGATGGCAAACCATTTCAATCTGGTGTTGAAACTAAGGGATGAGCCATCCAGGACCTGCGCGGTCAGGCCCTGCTCCTCGTCGTCCTGGCCGCTCAGGACTCGCCGCAGCTTCTCCATGGCCCCGTTCCAGGGCCGTAGCGGCCGCCACTCTGTTGCTTGCCCCTGACGCCCACCAGGAAACCCCGAACCCGAATTGTATTACTTCTTTAGGCATATTATACTTTGGGTTGTTGCTTGCTTAAAAGTGtgttaatcttattttttaaattttatttatttattttttctaagatggagtctcactcttgttgcctaggctggagggcagtggcacaatctgggctcactgcaacctctgcctcctggcttgaagcgattctcctgcctcagcctcccaagtagctgggattacaggcacgtgccaccatgcccagctaatttgtatttttagtagagatggggtttaaccacgttggccaggctggtctcgaattcctgacctcaagtgatctgcctgcctcagcctcccacagtgttggaattacaggcgtgagccaccacgcctggcctaatctTAGTTTTTAACCAAATGAAATTCTTGAGAAGAGGAAGCATATGTGATCCTTCTTTCAGGTTGTCCTGCGCAGTTCTGTGTGCCCTGTAGTGGCTCAATAAATCATGAACACGGGTGTGACCTCATTGCTTTGGCAAGAGAGACCAATGACAGAAAATTCCCTTTGGTTGTATTAGGAAGTTCTCTCCAGTTCACAGAGG
The genomic region above belongs to Pongo pygmaeus isolate AG05252 chromosome 15, NHGRI_mPonPyg2-v2.0_pri, whole genome shotgun sequence and contains:
- the LOC129012745 gene encoding vesicle transport protein SFT2A-like — protein: MEKLRRVLSGQDDEEQGLTAQVLDGSSLSFNTRLKWFAICFVCSIFFSILGTGLLWLPGGIKLSAVFYTFGNLAALASTCFLMGPVKQLKKMFETTRLLATIIMLLCFIFTLCAALWWHKKGLAVLFCILQFLSMTWYSLSYIPYARDAVIKCCSSLLS